From the Campylobacter sp. CNRCH_2014_0184h genome, one window contains:
- a CDS encoding ATP-dependent helicase produces MPLSRLNEEQYKAASAPFGHNLIIASAGTGKTSTIVARIAFLLQNGIKPEKIMLLTFTNKASKEMIERLGRYFDKSITSKITAGTFHSTAYSLLKELNHDIILKPASELKILLRSIFEKRTFHHLSDTKPYMPSYLYDVYSLFQNTNANLDEFYNWFCQNYDEQAVYAEIYEDILKEYEEEKARFNYVDFNDLLIKLKHVLASHHFEFDEILVDEYQDTNTLQGSLIDAFKSKSLFCVGDYDQSIYAFNGADISIIGSFKDRFIDANIFTLNKNYRSSKNILALANKVILNNERLYPKELIVTREGDFKAPSLLTFNELFDQYSTIAKIILQSGVNLDEIAVIFRNNSSADGVEVALRELGIASKRKGGGSFFESLEVKNFCSMLAIVLNPKDIMAFIHLLEYTKGVGGVLAKDIFDALLKLGHSSLIKGFLNPDSNVSLKKYKKQSYQLGLFDDIEELASPSRFNLESEFNTHPILSLPKINEFCAKNLEKIYLFIKKASECKVSTQLVNLILENDYFKEICDILATKRATNKNSNVDLNKKNEILEKINAKIFVLKELAKNYSDNYKYYNFLTLGASEMSSGSGVNLLSIHASKGLEFELVFVIDLAQGRFPNQKLMSMGGSLEEERRLFYVAVTRAKDTLYLSYAKYDKIKKSNYQPSCFLIEAGMCKEEQK; encoded by the coding sequence ATGCCCTTATCGCGTTTAAATGAAGAACAATACAAAGCTGCTAGCGCTCCTTTTGGACACAATCTAATCATAGCAAGTGCAGGCACAGGTAAAACTTCGACCATAGTTGCAAGAATAGCCTTTTTACTTCAAAATGGTATAAAGCCTGAAAAAATTATGCTTTTAACCTTTACAAACAAAGCTAGTAAAGAAATGATAGAAAGACTTGGCAGGTATTTTGATAAAAGTATTACTTCAAAAATCACAGCAGGAACCTTTCATAGCACTGCTTATTCCCTACTTAAAGAGTTAAATCATGATATTATTTTAAAACCTGCTAGTGAGCTTAAAATTCTTTTACGTTCCATTTTTGAAAAACGCACTTTTCATCATTTAAGCGACACTAAACCTTATATGCCAAGTTATTTGTATGATGTGTATTCTTTATTTCAAAATACTAATGCAAACTTAGATGAATTTTATAATTGGTTTTGTCAAAATTATGATGAACAAGCTGTTTATGCTGAAATTTATGAAGATATTTTAAAAGAATACGAAGAAGAAAAAGCACGTTTTAATTATGTGGATTTTAATGATTTATTGATCAAATTAAAACATGTTTTAGCTTCACATCATTTTGAATTTGATGAGATTTTAGTAGATGAGTACCAAGATACTAATACTTTACAAGGCTCGTTAATTGATGCTTTTAAAAGTAAAAGTTTATTTTGTGTGGGGGATTATGATCAAAGTATCTATGCTTTTAATGGAGCTGATATTTCTATTATAGGAAGTTTTAAAGATAGATTTATCGATGCAAATATTTTTACTTTAAATAAAAACTATCGTTCTAGTAAAAATATACTTGCACTAGCTAATAAAGTGATTTTAAACAATGAAAGATTATATCCTAAAGAATTGATTGTAACTAGAGAAGGAGATTTTAAAGCACCAAGTTTGCTAACTTTCAATGAATTATTTGATCAATACTCTACCATAGCAAAAATAATCTTACAAAGTGGAGTTAATCTTGATGAAATCGCTGTTATTTTTAGAAACAATTCTAGCGCAGATGGAGTAGAAGTTGCCTTAAGAGAACTTGGTATAGCAAGCAAAAGAAAAGGTGGGGGAAGTTTTTTTGAAAGCTTGGAAGTTAAAAACTTTTGTTCTATGCTTGCAATCGTGCTTAATCCAAAAGATATCATGGCTTTTATACACTTACTTGAATATACCAAAGGAGTTGGTGGGGTTTTAGCAAAAGATATTTTTGATGCTTTATTAAAGCTGGGACATTCTAGTTTGATTAAAGGTTTTTTAAATCCTGATAGTAATGTGAGTTTAAAAAAATACAAAAAACAAAGTTACCAACTAGGACTTTTTGATGATATTGAGGAGCTAGCCTCACCTTCAAGGTTTAACTTAGAAAGTGAATTTAACACCCACCCTATTTTAAGTCTACCTAAAATCAACGAGTTTTGTGCGAAAAATCTTGAAAAAATTTATCTTTTTATTAAAAAAGCAAGCGAGTGTAAGGTTTCAACTCAGCTTGTAAATTTAATCTTAGAAAATGATTATTTTAAAGAAATTTGTGATATTTTAGCAACCAAGAGAGCGACTAATAAAAACTCCAATGTTGATTTAAATAAAAAAAATGAAATTTTAGAAAAAATCAATGCAAAAATATTTGTATTAAAAGAACTTGCTAAAAATTATAGTGATAATTATAAATATTATAATTTTCTTACTCTTGGTGCTAGTGAAATGAGTAGTGGTAGTGGGGTTAATCTTTTAAGCATACATGCTAGTAAGGGGCTTGAGTTTGAACTTGTATTTGTAATTGATCTTGCACAAGGAAGATTTCCTAATCAAAAACTCATGAGCATGGGTGGAAGTTTGGAAGAAGAAAGAAGGCTTTTTTATGTAGCAGTAACTAGAGCTAAGGATACTTTATACTTAAGCTATGCAAAATATGACAAGATTAAAAAAAGCAATTATCAACCTTCATGTTTTCTAATCGAAGCAGGTATGTGCAAAGAAGAACAAAAATAA
- a CDS encoding ArsS family sensor histidine kinase has protein sequence MNKSSIFYTITFVFLLASVSVILAFLWLIKYDQQNYTNELNAKYSFIANARLLYFNHVISEKEFYEQTKNYKMIELTTPSSIRKIIYKAETIARAQTSTGVVEIITLEDNVYLKIIFDGKLYLYKDLEYQGYRYFVIKLIASIVVMVLLILYIFIIRKLKPLRALKRQIDKFGENKLNEIQNVSKGNDEISQVATAFYESILRIQKLNTSRQFFLRNIMHELKTPITKGLITLEMLEDSKYKERLVGAFNRLEILINEFAAIEQITSGAGLINLKKYNILDLLDEAKDIAMSDDEKVKISIKESFSVNVDFKLFTTAMKNMIDNATKYSDENCVTIEITKDYLCFKNKGKALDKDLKYYTQAFTQGKKNKDSFGLGLYIVKTILDSHKLTLYYEYKDGINHFYFNDIQNIILN, from the coding sequence ATGAATAAATCATCAATTTTTTATACCATAACCTTTGTTTTTTTGCTTGCTAGTGTTAGTGTGATTTTGGCATTTTTATGGCTTATAAAATATGATCAGCAAAATTACACTAATGAGCTTAATGCGAAATATTCTTTTATAGCTAATGCAAGATTATTGTATTTTAACCATGTAATTAGCGAAAAAGAATTTTATGAGCAAACAAAAAATTACAAAATGATAGAACTAACAACCCCATCTTCTATAAGAAAAATCATCTACAAAGCTGAAACCATAGCACGCGCTCAAACTAGCACAGGTGTAGTTGAAATCATTACTTTAGAAGATAATGTATATTTAAAAATCATTTTTGATGGTAAGCTTTATTTGTACAAAGATTTAGAATATCAAGGTTATCGTTATTTTGTGATTAAGCTTATTGCTAGTATAGTGGTAATGGTTTTATTGATTTTATATATTTTTATCATTAGAAAATTAAAACCACTTAGAGCTTTAAAAAGACAAATAGATAAATTTGGCGAAAATAAACTCAATGAAATTCAAAATGTCAGTAAAGGCAATGATGAAATTTCTCAAGTAGCAACAGCCTTTTATGAGTCTATTTTGAGAATTCAAAAACTAAACACTTCAAGGCAATTTTTCTTAAGAAATATTATGCATGAGTTAAAAACTCCTATCACTAAAGGTTTAATTACTTTAGAAATGCTTGAAGATAGCAAATATAAAGAAAGATTAGTGGGTGCTTTTAATCGTTTGGAAATTTTGATTAATGAATTTGCAGCCATTGAACAAATTACTTCGGGTGCTGGTTTGATTAATTTAAAAAAATACAATATTTTAGATCTTTTAGATGAAGCTAAAGATATAGCTATGAGTGATGATGAAAAGGTAAAAATTAGTATCAAAGAAAGTTTTAGCGTCAATGTGGATTTTAAACTTTTTACTACTGCGATGAAAAATATGATAGATAATGCAACAAAATACTCTGATGAAAATTGCGTTACTATAGAAATAACTAAAGATTATCTTTGCTTTAAAAACAAAGGAAAAGCCTTAGATAAAGACTTGAAATACTACACTCAAGCTTTTACGCAAGGAAAGAAAAACAAAGATAGTTTTGGACTTGGATTATATATTGTTAAGACTATTTTAGATTCTCATAAACTTACGCTTTATTATGAATATAAAGATGGTATCAATCATTTTTATTTTAATGATATACAAAATATAATTTTAAACTAG
- a CDS encoding response regulator transcription factor — protein sequence MTNILMIEDDLELAEIIAEYLEQFDMKVDIAHEPYIGLSRLALNPYDLIILDLSLPGLDGLEVCEEIRKKYDTPIIISSARHDISDKVAALDLGADDYLPKPYNPQELQARIKSHLRRISNTKTAQAQVKKDLVYDKYKHTITMKDQEISFTNAEFDILSYLIKKEGGVVSREELVYNCSSISEDSSNKSIDVIISRIRQKIGDDPKTPKYIHSIRGIGYKLTQ from the coding sequence ATGACAAATATTTTAATGATAGAAGATGATTTAGAATTAGCAGAGATTATAGCTGAATATTTAGAGCAATTTGATATGAAAGTAGATATTGCTCATGAACCTTATATAGGTCTTTCAAGACTTGCTTTAAATCCTTATGATTTAATCATTTTAGATTTAAGCTTACCTGGACTTGATGGACTTGAAGTATGCGAGGAAATTCGTAAAAAATATGATACACCCATTATCATTTCAAGTGCAAGACATGATATTAGTGATAAGGTTGCAGCTCTTGATTTGGGTGCTGATGATTATTTACCAAAACCATATAACCCTCAAGAACTTCAAGCAAGAATTAAAAGTCATTTAAGAAGAATTTCAAATACAAAAACCGCTCAAGCTCAAGTTAAAAAAGATCTTGTATATGATAAATATAAACATACTATCACTATGAAAGATCAAGAAATTAGCTTTACTAATGCTGAATTTGATATTTTGAGTTATTTAATTAAAAAAGAAGGTGGAGTGGTAAGCCGTGAAGAACTTGTGTATAATTGTAGCTCTATTAGTGAAGATTCTAGTAATAAAAGTATAGATGTAATCATTAGCAGAATCAGACAAAAAATCGGAGATGATCCTAAAACTCCAAAATACATTCATTCAATCAGAGGTATAGGGTATAAATTAACTCAATGA
- a CDS encoding DegQ family serine endoprotease: MKKTMVLSLALATSLFSASIDFKQADDNVKRSLPTDNQNTILSYHDSIQKVKNSVVNISTSKTVQSNSFGIDDFFNDPYFKQFFGFDFPQAPKSKKNKKEVVSSLGSGVIISSDGYIITNNHVIEDAEKITVNLPDSSTEYKAKLIGADPKTDLAVIKIEAKNLPAVVFADSDKLLEGDVVFALGNPFGVGSSVTSGIISALNKNNIGLNQYENFIQTDASINPGNSGGALVDSRGALVGINSAILSRSGGNNGIGFAIPSNMAKSIAQKLIEHGKIERGYLGVVIGALTQDIKKAYTNQEGALITEVQKDSAAYNAGLKRGDLIIKVDKTVIKSPMDLKNYIGSIDPKQAIEVTYERDNKVKTAKFMLKTDEKSLQYEKGYIDGLKLVELDSKNKQQYRIPENISGILITEVTPKSKAEKIGFEQGDIIIGIDQYEVSNFKELSKALELNKGKEYVKIWINRGGMVRALLF, from the coding sequence ATGAAAAAAACTATGGTTCTTTCTTTGGCATTGGCAACTAGTCTTTTTAGTGCTAGTATTGATTTTAAACAAGCAGATGATAATGTAAAAAGATCTTTACCAACTGATAATCAAAATACTATACTTTCTTATCATGATTCTATACAAAAAGTTAAAAATTCAGTTGTGAATATTTCAACTTCTAAAACCGTTCAAAGTAATTCCTTTGGGATTGATGATTTTTTCAATGATCCTTATTTTAAACAATTTTTTGGTTTTGATTTTCCACAAGCTCCAAAAAGTAAAAAAAATAAAAAAGAAGTAGTAAGTTCGCTTGGATCTGGTGTAATTATCTCAAGTGATGGCTATATTATAACAAACAATCATGTTATAGAAGATGCTGAAAAAATTACTGTAAATTTACCTGATTCTAGCACTGAATATAAAGCTAAATTAATCGGAGCTGATCCTAAAACAGATTTAGCAGTGATAAAAATAGAAGCAAAAAACTTACCCGCAGTAGTTTTTGCTGATTCGGATAAATTATTAGAAGGTGATGTAGTGTTTGCTTTGGGTAATCCTTTTGGTGTTGGAAGTAGTGTTACAAGTGGGATTATCTCGGCCTTAAATAAAAATAATATAGGTTTAAATCAATATGAAAATTTCATTCAAACGGATGCTTCAATTAATCCTGGAAATTCAGGTGGAGCTTTAGTAGATAGCAGAGGGGCTCTAGTTGGGATAAATTCAGCCATACTTTCAAGAAGTGGAGGAAATAATGGTATAGGCTTTGCAATCCCTTCTAATATGGCAAAATCTATTGCACAAAAACTTATCGAGCATGGAAAAATAGAAAGAGGATATTTAGGTGTAGTTATAGGAGCTTTAACTCAAGATATTAAAAAAGCTTATACTAATCAAGAAGGAGCTTTAATAACAGAAGTTCAAAAAGACTCAGCAGCTTATAATGCGGGATTAAAAAGAGGTGATTTGATTATAAAAGTAGATAAAACTGTGATTAAAAGCCCTATGGATTTAAAAAATTATATAGGAAGTATTGATCCAAAACAAGCTATAGAGGTAACTTATGAAAGAGATAATAAAGTTAAAACAGCTAAATTTATGCTAAAAACAGATGAAAAATCGCTACAATATGAAAAAGGTTATATTGATGGTTTAAAATTAGTAGAGCTTGATTCTAAAAATAAACAACAATACCGCATACCTGAAAATATTAGTGGTATTTTAATCACTGAAGTTACTCCAAAATCAAAAGCAGAAAAAATAGGCTTTGAGCAAGGTGATATTATTATAGGTATTGATCAATATGAAGTTTCAAATTTTAAAGAATTATCTAAGGCTTTAGAATTAAATAAAGGCAAAGAATATGTTAAAATTTGGATTAATAGAGGTGGTATGGTTAGAGCTTTACTTTTTTAA
- a CDS encoding co-chaperone-curved DNA binding protein A, which translates to MSNSLYETLGVSQNASADEIKKAYRKLARQYHPDINKEAGAEEKFKEINAAYEILSDEKKRAQYDRYGDSMFGGQSFHDFSRNAGGADINDILNNIFGGGFGGFGRGFSSSNNFRSGFGGFGGFEEDLDLQASVKIPFEKGILGGEHTININNEQVKIKIPHGIKDGEKLRIRGKGKSFQGQKGDLILKVELEKSDEYEREDDDLYKKVEISLKTALFGDKISVHTPRKEVKITIPPNSKNNQKIRLKGYGVQNRKTDLYGDMYLILNVKIPDINSLDPEFVKILEEKLP; encoded by the coding sequence ATGAGTAATAGTTTATATGAGACACTAGGTGTTTCGCAAAATGCTAGCGCAGATGAAATAAAAAAAGCTTATAGAAAATTAGCAAGACAATACCACCCAGATATCAATAAAGAAGCAGGTGCTGAGGAAAAATTTAAAGAAATTAACGCCGCTTATGAAATTTTAAGTGATGAGAAAAAAAGAGCTCAATATGATAGATATGGTGATTCTATGTTTGGTGGGCAAAGTTTTCATGATTTTTCAAGAAATGCAGGCGGAGCTGATATCAATGATATTTTGAATAATATTTTTGGCGGAGGCTTTGGGGGTTTTGGTAGAGGTTTTAGTTCTAGTAATAATTTTAGAAGTGGTTTTGGAGGTTTTGGGGGGTTTGAAGAGGATTTAGACTTACAAGCAAGTGTTAAAATTCCTTTTGAAAAAGGAATTTTAGGTGGTGAACATACTATAAATATCAACAACGAACAAGTTAAAATCAAAATTCCACATGGTATAAAAGATGGCGAAAAGCTACGCATACGAGGTAAAGGAAAAAGCTTTCAAGGACAAAAAGGAGATTTGATTTTAAAGGTAGAGCTTGAAAAAAGCGATGAATACGAAAGAGAAGATGATGATTTATACAAAAAGGTTGAAATTAGTTTAAAAACAGCACTCTTTGGAGATAAAATCAGCGTACATACTCCAAGAAAAGAAGTTAAAATCACCATACCACCAAATTCAAAAAACAATCAAAAAATCAGACTTAAAGGTTATGGGGTACAAAATAGAAAAACAGATCTTTATGGAGATATGTATTTAATTTTAAATGTAAAAATACCTGATATTAATAGTCTTGATCCTGAATTTGTAAAAATTTTAGAAGAAAAATTACCTTAA
- a CDS encoding heat shock protein transcriptional repressor HspR codes for MEHSYDEPVYLISVVAKVLSIHPQTLRQYEKEGLVEPSRTDGKMRLYSQKDIDRIKMILRLTRDLGVNLAGVDVILKLKTKIDEFENTIEELRLELDRRDNPSKSRAVVKHRSNFDLIFLEKIK; via the coding sequence ATGGAGCATAGTTATGATGAACCGGTGTATCTTATAAGTGTTGTTGCAAAGGTTTTAAGCATACACCCACAAACTCTAAGACAATATGAAAAAGAAGGTTTGGTTGAACCAAGTAGAACCGATGGTAAAATGAGACTTTATTCTCAAAAAGATATAGATAGAATCAAAATGATTTTACGCTTAACAAGAGATCTTGGAGTTAATTTAGCTGGTGTTGATGTGATTTTAAAGCTAAAAACAAAAATTGATGAGTTTGAAAATACCATTGAAGAATTAAGATTAGAACTTGATAGAAGAGATAATCCTTCAAAATCAAGAGCAGTAGTAAAACACAGAAGCAATTTTGACTTAATTTTTTTAGAAAAAATAAAATAA
- a CDS encoding cation:proton antiporter produces the protein MDAFITLFLTAVAVAVVLNVILKKFGIPTIIGYIATGLFVREFYGFSTNEIIIHVAEFGIVFLMFTIGLEFSFKHLLAMKKEVFLNGSLQMLTCGLVCTLLVTYILGIANHIAMIAGFALALSSTAIVLKILNDSGDINEEYGRKALGILLFQDIAVIPLLLMIDIFSSQNADISKLLFTTLVSAVILLVLLYFIGKYLFTYVLKFIIKTNANEIFIATILFTVIGASFLAHSFGFSYSLGAFIAGALIAETKYKHKIEADLVPFRDLLLGFFFISVGLQIDFHIVFENWFLIFVFVSLVLLIKFVVIYGLLILYTRKRVALKTALSISQIGEFALAVFSLMQVNSLIDEKTAQIFIIVSIITMVATPFILNNLRKIANAAEGEQNDMAKFYLCDQKMKDHFIIFGYTRLGQEVVQKIKKTGIPYLVLESDLNLVELGRSRNENVFFASVAQVETLKVANIEECSVAIITISNEAKLDMLYQVLSGFNKPIQTVLKTSGTGAKIIFPHTDKHLHIVDAEASIARNLVQEALQCRINTSAAE, from the coding sequence GTGGATGCTTTTATAACTTTATTTTTAACTGCAGTAGCAGTTGCTGTCGTACTTAATGTTATACTTAAAAAATTTGGAATTCCAACCATTATAGGCTATATAGCCACAGGTTTGTTTGTGCGTGAATTTTATGGTTTTAGCACCAATGAAATCATTATCCATGTGGCTGAGTTTGGTATAGTTTTTTTAATGTTTACCATAGGGCTTGAATTTTCATTTAAACACCTTTTAGCAATGAAAAAAGAAGTATTTTTAAATGGAAGTTTACAAATGCTAACTTGTGGCTTGGTTTGTACTTTACTTGTAACTTATATTTTAGGTATAGCAAATCATATAGCAATGATAGCAGGTTTTGCCCTAGCTTTATCTTCTACAGCTATAGTTTTAAAAATACTTAATGATAGTGGCGATATCAATGAAGAATATGGCCGAAAAGCTTTGGGAATTTTGCTTTTTCAAGATATTGCTGTGATACCACTGCTGTTAATGATTGATATATTTAGCTCTCAAAACGCTGATATTTCAAAGCTTTTATTTACAACCTTAGTCAGTGCTGTGATTTTACTTGTTTTGCTTTATTTTATAGGCAAATACCTTTTTACTTATGTTTTAAAATTTATCATTAAGACCAATGCAAATGAAATTTTCATCGCTACCATACTTTTTACCGTAATAGGAGCAAGCTTTTTAGCACATTCTTTTGGTTTTTCATATTCACTTGGGGCATTCATAGCTGGAGCTTTGATAGCTGAAACTAAATATAAACATAAAATAGAAGCAGATTTGGTTCCTTTTAGGGATTTACTTTTAGGGTTTTTCTTTATCAGTGTTGGCTTGCAAATTGATTTTCATATAGTTTTTGAAAATTGGTTTTTGATTTTTGTTTTTGTAAGCTTGGTGTTATTGATAAAATTTGTAGTAATTTATGGTCTTTTAATCCTTTATACGAGAAAAAGAGTAGCTTTAAAAACTGCTTTGAGTATTTCTCAAATTGGAGAATTTGCTCTAGCGGTGTTTTCATTAATGCAAGTAAATTCGCTTATAGATGAAAAAACAGCACAAATTTTTATTATAGTTTCTATCATCACTATGGTTGCAACACCTTTTATTTTAAATAATCTTAGAAAAATAGCCAACGCAGCCGAAGGTGAGCAAAATGATATGGCTAAATTTTATCTATGTGATCAAAAAATGAAAGATCATTTTATCATTTTTGGTTATACAAGATTAGGTCAAGAAGTGGTGCAAAAGATCAAAAAAACAGGTATTCCATATCTAGTTTTAGAAAGTGATTTAAATTTAGTTGAACTTGGGCGTAGCAGAAATGAGAATGTTTTTTTTGCTAGTGTAGCGCAAGTAGAAACATTAAAAGTAGCTAATATAGAAGAATGCTCAGTTGCTATTATAACCATAAGCAATGAAGCTAAACTTGATATGCTCTATCAAGTGCTTTCTGGTTTTAACAAACCTATACAAACAGTTTTAAAAACAAGTGGTACGGGTGCTAAGATCATTTTCCCACACACTGATAAACATTTACACATTGTAGATGCTGAAGCTTCAATAGCTAGAAATTTAGTACAAGAAGCATTACAATGTAGAATTAATACAAGTGCAGCAGAATGA
- a CDS encoding HAD family hydrolase, with the protein MINVIFDMDGTLIDSANAIVCAVNEIRADLNLEPLKREFILDTINTPGQNYAKIFYGVDTYSHTSFKEGYEKYFIKHYDQSVVLFDGVLEVLEFCKKNDCYLAIATNAPQESLVPILKKQNILSYFDKILGVSYGIEAKPDPMMLRLIADEAKYEKSIFIGDSLKDRLCAKNAKMDYIHISWQKETKDLDEVNDKTTLIEKIQTHMKG; encoded by the coding sequence TTGATAAATGTAATTTTTGATATGGATGGCACGCTTATAGATAGCGCTAATGCTATAGTATGTGCGGTAAATGAAATAAGAGCGGATTTAAATTTAGAACCTTTAAAAAGAGAGTTTATTTTAGATACTATCAATACTCCTGGGCAAAATTATGCTAAGATTTTTTATGGGGTTGATACTTATTCACATACTAGTTTTAAAGAAGGTTATGAGAAATATTTTATTAAGCATTATGATCAAAGTGTGGTGCTTTTTGATGGTGTGCTTGAGGTTTTGGAATTTTGTAAAAAAAACGATTGTTATCTGGCTATAGCTACTAATGCACCTCAGGAAAGCTTGGTGCCTATTTTAAAAAAACAAAACATTCTTTCATATTTTGATAAAATACTAGGTGTTAGTTATGGTATAGAAGCTAAGCCTGATCCTATGATGCTAAGATTAATTGCAGATGAAGCAAAATATGAAAAAAGTATTTTTATAGGCGATAGTTTAAAAGACAGACTTTGTGCTAAAAATGCTAAGATGGATTATATACATATTTCTTGGCAAAAAGAAACTAAAGACTTAGATGAAGTTAACGATAAAACTACTTTAATAGAAAAAATTCAAACTCACATGAAAGGTTAA
- a CDS encoding DUF2018 family protein, producing the protein MDIFDEMFAKSPKEKFIETIKYANLGALENVLEKLLADHIAMIELLEKNNLNESDVAQFQMENSLLIDERKNDFYIGLSAEILGHEG; encoded by the coding sequence ATGGATATTTTTGATGAAATGTTTGCAAAAAGCCCTAAAGAAAAATTTATTGAAACAATAAAATATGCAAATTTAGGTGCATTGGAAAATGTTTTAGAAAAATTATTAGCCGATCATATCGCTATGATAGAGCTTTTAGAAAAAAATAATTTAAATGAAAGCGATGTAGCGCAATTTCAAATGGAAAATTCACTCTTAATAGATGAGAGAAAAAATGATTTTTACATAGGCTTAAGTGCTGAAATTTTAGGGCATGAGGGTTGA
- a CDS encoding exporting protein, translating to MFNFLNAEVFFDYTYKFTLSKDEKASVKIKEIDYPDEIYYFDFSWTLFDQTNIIVHSKYKKYPRQFVMSLRRNLNWVDQTLVPDYKNPHIDRARLILEFSDFKKGEAIFTVYIEDRDKKLEVEFLDPRKATLNQN from the coding sequence ATGTTTAACTTTTTAAATGCTGAAGTATTTTTTGATTATACTTATAAATTTACCCTGAGTAAAGATGAAAAAGCAAGTGTAAAAATAAAAGAAATTGACTATCCTGATGAGATTTATTATTTTGACTTCTCATGGACTTTATTTGATCAAACTAATATCATTGTTCATTCAAAGTATAAAAAATACCCTAGACAATTTGTGATGTCTTTAAGAAGAAATTTAAACTGGGTTGATCAAACCTTAGTGCCTGATTATAAAAATCCTCATATAGATAGAGCAAGATTGATACTTGAATTTAGTGATTTTAAAAAAGGTGAGGCTATTTTTACTGTGTATATAGAAGATAGAGATAAGAAATTAGAAGTAGAATTTTTAGACCCTAGAAAAGCCACTCTTAATCAAAACTAA
- a CDS encoding polyprenyl synthetase family protein, with protein sequence MQKIDQYMHEFLSELNYEPILTMSSKLQGGKKLRSKLLLKIAGESDISYKICAIIELIHAASLLHDDVIDEAKLRRGVKSINAQFGAKNAIMLGDILYSKAFYELSLIDLKLAKIISNAVVMLSVGELMDVNLSETFNTDKNAYLQMIYNKTAVLIEASARCGAILANLNEDDFAEYGKNLGLAFQIVDDILDIKGDEQTLGKPAMNDFKEGKTTLAYMYLHEKLNPQDQEILKSYYKKDLSVNELAWIKNKMQEHEIFNQVGQELNTYANNALKAIKKYNIKDLEDIIKSMIEREF encoded by the coding sequence GTGCAAAAGATCGATCAGTATATGCATGAATTTTTATCTGAATTAAATTATGAGCCTATTTTAACCATGAGTTCAAAACTTCAAGGTGGTAAAAAATTACGCTCAAAACTACTTTTAAAAATAGCTGGGGAAAGTGATATTAGCTATAAAATCTGCGCTATTATAGAGTTAATTCATGCTGCAAGCTTATTGCACGATGATGTGATTGATGAAGCAAAATTAAGAAGAGGTGTAAAGTCTATCAATGCACAATTTGGAGCTAAAAATGCTATCATGCTTGGAGATATTTTATACTCAAAAGCCTTCTATGAACTTTCTTTGATTGATTTAAAATTAGCAAAAATTATCTCTAATGCTGTTGTAATGCTTTCTGTTGGTGAATTAATGGATGTAAATTTAAGCGAAACTTTCAATACTGATAAAAATGCTTATTTACAAATGATATATAACAAAACAGCCGTTTTAATCGAAGCTAGTGCAAGATGTGGGGCTATACTTGCTAATTTAAATGAAGATGATTTTGCAGAATATGGTAAAAACTTGGGCTTGGCTTTTCAAATCGTAGATGATATTTTAGATATCAAAGGCGATGAACAAACCTTAGGCAAACCCGCCATGAATGATTTTAAAGAAGGTAAAACTACTCTTGCTTATATGTATTTACATGAAAAATTAAATCCACAAGATCAAGAAATACTTAAGTCTTATTACAAGAAAGATTTAAGTGTGAATGAGCTTGCTTGGATTAAAAATAAAATGCAAGAGCATGAAATTTTTAATCAAGTTGGCCAAGAACTAAACACTTATGCAAATAATGCACTAAAAGCTATAAAAAAATACAATATAAAAGATTTAGAAGATATTATTAAAAGCATGATAGAAAGGGAATTTTAA